GGTGATTCTAGGTCAGCACAAATTTATTACCAGTCAGCCATCCCAAGTGCTTTGGAAGTGTGTCAGAGAGAATCGCTTCACCAGTAATGTTTTAGTAGACTTTTCCTTCACTGCAGACGTTTTGGCATCAAAATCTCAAATGATTTTAGCCAGTTGGAATGACTCATTGGGATCCTGGGAAGGAACAGAGCTGTtgttaatgtaattatttacaCCAGTGTGTTTGACAAACCAAAATGTCAGCATTTTGTCTTTTACATGAAACCACTGTAACTTTAGTCAAAGTAGGCCACACACTCCTGGGCTCTTTAGCCTAAACAACTTTGGATTTCCCAAAACCGCAGTATTTTTGAGTAACAGATCAATGACAACTGtctgattttgtatttttttttttttagataccTAAAAATGAGCTTTACACTGCACCCTAGTGGTCAAATCTAATGGTAACACTGTTTCTCCCTTAAGCATTTCAGAAAATTCCTGTTCTTCACTTTATTACATATTGGCCCTCAGTTCAGATCAGTTTGGTTATGTGGGAAATCTTAGTCTGtcatttctttacttttttgcCCTTTACCTTGCtaaatctatttatttaatgGTTTACAGGAAGGATGTATTAAACCGGTAACAGTTACAGGGACTCAACTAAGattcacaaacaaataaactagCAGTCAGGCTTGACTTGATTTTTCTGTTAACTTGGTGTCATGTTTTCTATGCAGATCCTTATTATGCTCATCAGTAAACCCCCTCAGCCAAAAGTGCCTTATCAACTGGGTGCAGCTTTCAGGACGACACCTCCCCTCAGAGTGGAGCCTGGTCGTTCCTTCTCTGTAACTTacagtttgtgtctctgcttttaCAGGATGAGTTCTGTTGATGTGAATGATGAGAATCGTGGGGTCTACCCTGGAGGAAAGCACAGCAGCTCAAACGACGACATTTTTGCCCTGGATGAGCCGACTGGGAGGCCTTCCATTCTGCGTCAGACTGAGAACCTGCCGAACAAGACTGTCCCAAAGGGGATTAAGGTAAACAAGcagttagttttattttttatttaatttaataacatGAAACTCTTATCTACACCCTTGACAGACAAGGATGTGAAAATGTGCCCATTTATTAGTTTTGCTGCATCTTTTAACATAAGATGCTTGAAATGTTCTGAAtgtgaccatgtgatatttgaCCTCGGGCAATTTCCACTCAACTTTGACCAAGCTGGACAAAAACGAGAACATCCAATACACATAATTTAGTATCCAGGTAACAGTTACTACACTGACCAAATTATTTGTGTGTAGGTTTGTTTTCAGACCCCGAGAAGGGACcctgtgacaaaaaaaattctATCTCCCAACAAGTCTGTCAAGATGACTAGTGTGGATGAGTGTACAGCAGCAATGGAGTCCTTAAATTTGGATAAAACAAAGTAAGTAAAATCCTTGTACTGCCACAGGCCTCCAGTAAAATAACTGTTCAGTCTGAGTAAAGagggctgtttttgtttttttttttgcagaatttCACCACAGGAGACCTCTAAGGAGCCTGATGAGCCAAAACAAGGTGATTTATCCTAAACAACAAagttattttattcaaaaaaaaaaaaaaaatgtactgacAGAAATTAATGGAAATTCTCTTGACTTTTTCTACCAAAGCATCATCTTATCCTGACGACATCATGCCCATAAAAAGCAAAGGCGGCTACCAGTTGGATTTCGATAATCTTGATGCAATCAACCCATTTGGTGGATCTAACAAAATGGTCCTCTCTCCTGCAAGGCCAGTTGTTGAAAACCCTACCACCGATCAAGCTGAGTCTCAACACACAAAAGCAGAGAATCCCTTGGAGGAGCCAGCCAAGATAGAATCTGCACTAGATGAGACACTTCCATTCATGTCTTCTGTGGAGAACTCACTGGCTGATGTCTCAGccaacatcagctccacagaGAGCAGCGTGGTCACAGTGGTGAAGAGCCCAGCAGCTGATTCATGCACTGCCACACCAGATGTGAAAATGTCTCCAAGTGCTGATCAAGCCAAAACATCAGGCAGTTTTGTGGAAGATGTGCCATTGCCAGTAAAAGGCTCCTACAATTTGGATTTTGATAACATTGATGCAATTAATCCTTTCCAAACTGGTGGCTCTAAAATCCTGAATTCACCTCTCTGTGAGAGAAAGCTGCTAGACGATAACCCACCTCCTGACGAGCCACAAGCAGAGGAAAATAAACCTGTAGATATGGAGGATGTTGCTAAGGTGGTTCAAGAAGTGTCTGTTCAGACCGAAGTGAAGCCATTAGCTGTAGCAGCAATATTCACTAATGCAGCCAAGCCTCCAGCTGCTGAATCCCAGCCAGCTGTTGACCCAAGCAAGGAAGGCCCAGTCAGACTTGAGTTCAATTTCGATGATGGCAATGAGATCAAACGGAAACCACCCCCCAAGAAATTTGGCAAAAGGCCTTCTGGTGAAAAACCTAAAGAGGGAAAGCCGGTGTCTGACGTCAAATCACCTAAACAAGCTGCAGAGAAGCCTGCTGCCAGTGACGTTGCTGATGTTCCAATTCCCAAAGGCTCTTACGCATTTGACCTTGACAAGTTTGATGACCCAAACTTCAATCCTTTTGGAACAACCTCAAGCATAGATAACTCTCCAAAGTGCACCAAGAAACTCAGCCCTGAGTTGATGGAAACTGCTATTCCAGAGCAAAGAGGCAAGCCTGAAGAGAAGGAAGTAGTATTATCAGCATGGTATGTAAGGTTTTTATCTGATTGTTTCAAGTATTGATTTGCAGTGGATACACTCGACTAGCCAGCAGCACTTTGTACTTCGTCCCTcttagttatttttattttttccttcttttttccttGCGCTCTGTAGTGCTGGAGAGAATGTTCCAATGTCTGATCCAAATGCTGAAATGGTAAGAAATTATGCGATTTGATTCAACCCCAACACaatttaaatctaaatctatGGTCCTTAAGCTcgtttttgttgttgttgggtaACAGATTACTGAACACAAGGCTGCTTCTGACCACGAAAACCAGCTTCACCCTGAAACTGAACAATTTATGCAGAGTTTTCCTGAGCCCTCCCAGCTGTTTCCACCTGCACAGACACAATCGCAGACCACAATGTTAGAAGTCAACGAAGAGTTTGTTCCTGGGGCGACGTGTAAGTAAACATATAGTCTCTAAATTCTACTGCTTACACCTGGATACACTGGTGTGTGATTCCAAAGTTAAATTACTTGCAGTGAAGAAATGCTTTGTTCTGTATAGTAAAATGCAGTCTTATGAAAAACTAACCTACCTTTTTTCTTTAGTCATGGCCAATGATTTTGACGATCAAATCGACTACCTTGAACAATTCGGATCCAGCAGTGTACGTTCTTATTTCATGAATAATTAATCAccattgtttgtttgtcaaTGCATGACCTAAAGGTATTCAAATGTTGAATAATTTGTCAACAGTTCAAGGAATCTGCATTGAGGAAACAATCCTTGTACCTAAAATTTGACCCTCTCCTAAGAGAAAGCCCAAAGAAATCTGCAGGCCCGACTGCTCAGACCCACGTCCCTCGTCCTACTGCCTTTGTTTCGCGGTaagatatttctgtttttacttacTGGCTGCTGCAGTCAACTGGCTGTTAATGCCAAACCTGTACACTCTCTATAATAAAATGAGATTTGTCTGAAATGTAACCCCTTTGATCACAACACAAATTTTGTTTCTCTCTAATTCAGGCTTGAAACTCCGATGGCAGAAAATGAGGCAACAAAACGGTCACAAAAGGATGAGTTCAAACCATTTGATGCTACAGCACCAGTAAGCCAATCTGAAACTACTCCTAGGAGCTGAGTCTGTAATGGTGGATCCCTGTATTCATTGCTACATCTAACAACTTTATTTATTCACGCTAACTTTATCTAGACTTCTCCAGTCTTTAAGAGCCTCGTCCCACCTTTCCCCCAGCCAACAACCGCAGAGGATGCAATTATTGAAGTGCTGAAGTACAGTCAGAAAGACATGGATGCAGCCATCGCCAAAGTCCAGGCAGAAGTATGTCCTCGTCCATATCCTGTGATTtgaccaaacaaaaaaaaaaaatctttcaaaccaagaaaatgtttttctttaaagtcaTTTTGGAAATCCACGGAAACAGTGCTGGCAGTAATGCCTTAGCAGTTACCCAAACAAACAATCCCTGAAACTGTTTAGTCACCTGCATCACCCTCAGCAAGTACAGCACATTATGGGCTCAACACAAGCATCTGATGTGTTGTGAATGGTTTCATCTGGAATAAATACTGTGTATTTTCTCCAATAggcaaaggaaaaagaagaacaatGGAGTGCAAAGTATAACAAGCTACTTGGTGATGGTCAAGAAATGAGGTGAGCTGTGTATGGTTTAGTATTGTCAGCTTTATGTAATGATATAAATgagatatttgactttttttttttttttctccaaacaggaaaataatTGCAGAATTTGAGCTTGTGATTGCAAAAATGATGGGTAAGTATTAATGATCTACATTTCATAGATTTTAAGaatatgttttatgtaattGTGTATTAAAGAGTTTCCTGCCTGCCATTGTTCAGCTGAtcaagagaaggagagagaggtagCGCAGGCAAAGGTGGATGAGGCTCTGCTGGAGAAGGACAAAGTGTCCAATGACCTGGATGCCATGGAAAGATCTTTCTCAGAGCTTTTCAAGAGACTGGAGAAATACAAGGAAGTTATTGAGGGTTACAAAAAGGTCAGAAAGCATGAACACGTCTGTTTTATAAACCACAACATACTTGAAATATAAGTTATAGATAAATTGTTTTCCGTGCTCTTTGCCCAGAACGAAGAAATACTGAAAGCTTGTGCCCAGGACTACCTGGCAAGGATCAAAAAGGAGGAGCAGCGCTACCAGACACTTAAAGCCCACGCTGAGGAGAAAATTGGCCAGTAAGAAACACTTTCCTGTTGTTGGTTGTATAAATCCTTGTAAGACTAGCAGTGACTGATGGTCATTTATTCCATTACTGCCAGTGCAAATGAGGAAATTGCAGAGGTGCGGTCTAAGTACAAGGCTGAGATATCTGCACTTCAAGCCCAGCTGCGCCGAGAGCAGTTGAAGGTACAGTCACTGGAGAACAGCCTTGACCAGAAGGTGAGTAAAAATGTTCATCGGCTGGTGTGTATTTGTAGAGGatggtattttgtttttctaatttcctaccttttttttttttttaaacacaggacAAAGAAGTTAAAGAGCTGACTGTACTTTGTGATGAACTTATCAACAAAGTCCAGAAGGGCTGAGCTCATTTGTAAATATGTTGTAGGTACTTCCTGTTTTTCGTTTCTGTCActtaaatcattttgttttgtatgttgtttgtctttgtcagtgtcattataatactgtaaaaaaaaaaaaaagttaataaagATTATTTACAACTTTTAatggctatatatatatattttttctgcaCAATAAGGAACCACTAGGGGGTGGTGTTTACCTTTTACACTGTTATCTGGATCTTGGATTTTAAAGCATTATTTGTCTATATGGAAATAActattttacaatatttttttgaacacacaaAGTTCAATGTGCTCACCTCAACTGTCTTAGAGCCAGCGTTCACCCCCATCCTGCATTGCTTACAACAAAACATGACCCACCTGATACAATGCTCCCCTTCTTTCCAGACCAATCAGAGGGTCCCTGTCACATCACTCCCAGGCCAGGACAATGCACTTCCTAAACGGTGAAAGGAAATCCTACCTAGATTGGACTTGAATGAGGTGGTGTGGACCAGGGGGGGGGTGGCGATTCACttaaatgggggaaaaaaagatgcTGGTCATTTGGTGTAGTCTTGCAGGGCCCATCACTCACCTAAAAATGGACTGAGACTGCTCTTGTCTGTAACGGTGTCTATTCTGTTATTCATCCCAGCAATTTCTGTCCTATTGCTGGCTGCCCTCTGTATCACCCTCAGCAGACACTTCAACTCACTCAATGGAAGAAAGCTGACCTGTCTGGACTCAGAAGCTCCACAGCACTTATGTTTTAGGACCCACTGCTGTTAAGGACTTCTACTCCTTTGTAAGGACATGTTTTGAaaaaattaatgtaaaaaaaaaaaagtacagtttGATTAATCTCTCTGAAGCATGTGACTAATATGTTTCAGGTCATTTAATCAAACTACCAAACTTTTTGACCATTTGGTTCTTGAACCCCAAACAGAGTACATCATACAAGATTGTCAATATAACCAATTACATACACAAATACCTAAATACTGGCAGGAATTAAATGGGATTAAACTGGTTGCCAAAGTACCCAAACTGCACTATACACAACATCAGTATACTTTAataatattacacaaatatgtaaaatgtcttactctgaaaaataaacctttgatattttttttttttttagcaaaataaattaaatatccATGACTCAATTTGATTATAAAGGACTACAGCTTCATAAACTGTAGGGGAGTAAGATGCTGGTTGGAAAGACTCATCCTGACTAGTGTTGGGGacctacataaaaaaaaaaaaaaaaagttaaataatgaAGACCAGTTCTGCTAACATGGAAACAATTCTTCCATCCCTTGCAGTCTAAGGCAAGGTTTGCATATcacaaaaagatataaaaatttATGGGTCTACTCTGTTGTCATCTGTAACATGTTACCAGAAGTGAGGGATAGAGAAATAGTCAAATCAAGGATAGTGGTCAGCGTTCCAAACATCATGGGTCTTCAGCAAACAAAAGGACTACCTGAGTAGAAGCATAAAACCAGCCCTTTTGTAAATATTGAgtaccattttcattttcattaccAGGCAGAACATGCAGTTCTAAcagctgaaaacataaaaatataagcTCCATTTTCAACTACACCTCAAAATAGGAAAATGCAAAATTCAACTGCTGAGGAAGAATCTTTCTGCTGGCCTGAATAGCTGCAATTCATCTCACACGCTGCAGATCTCCTTGTCCTCTTTTGTTTTAAGTGCACAACAAGGATTAATTGATTTAAGTGGTGTGAGGATTGGACggtaaaaaaaaagcaccaaatATGGAAGTTtgaatgtaaaaatgcaaaGTGTGTATCACTGGCCACTGTATTTCATAGATGTGCGTTTTCCCATTTATGTCCAGCTATGAGAAGAGTCCATTTTTGAGAAGTAATGTCAGGCGACTGACACTCCAGAGCTGCAGTTCAGTCTGCAGCTCACTGTCCCTCAGAGATACTGGAGCAGTTAGTGGGGGAGTAATTGGCACGAAGGCTAACACTGAAAATGTATGTGCTGGTGCTGATGTACTTTGCCGTCCACGTGGGAGTGAGTGTGCGTGTGAATGTCTGTGTAGATTTTGGGGTAGAGTTTAGGGTGGAGTGTTGGTCCTCCTTGGCTGAgaaggagctgctgctgtgccagaTACTCCTCATAGTTCATGGAGCTCATGCAGTCTTTCTCTGggctggaggagctggacaaCGGAGCCACGCAGCCCCTGTCCCGCTCTCGATACGGCAGTCGGTGGGAGCTCTGCAGAACCTGTGCAGATGCAACTGGCGCGCTGGGAGGAGGACAGTGTTTTCTGCTCTGGCAGAACCAGAGTAGCACTGTGCCAAAGATGAACACTATTACTGCAGGGATGCCAATGATCACAGGCCAGGGGAGGGAGCTGGAAGTTGGTGAAAACATGGTGGCAATGGGAGGCTTTGTGTCTGCAAAAGAAGAAGGCCAAAAAACAGAAGGATGAAAACAAGTTGTCACACAAGAGTTACAGCCTATGACCATGTGTAATAATGTAACCAAAGCTCCATTTTTAGGTTATGTCAACTGAGCGATCTCCCTCAGCTGGGGAAGACCACAGGACGTGTTTGAAAGCGCtgccaaaactgaaaaaaactggagttaaatttataataatacaaaacataGAAGCAACAAATCCTCATGTTTGAACAATGAAGACAATTTTTCCTTGAGAACTGATTGAAAGAAATTATCAAAGTCCTGAAAGTGTGTTGCTCTGCAGTATGTGACAAAGAGACATTCCCCAGGCCTCACCTGGTCGCACTGTGAGGAAGGCGTTGCGGAAGCTGTAGCCCATGGTGTTGGCGCCTAAGCAGATGTACATGCCAGCGTCCTCCTCCTTGGCACGGGTAATGAGCAGCTTGTTGAGGTAGGAGCCATCAGGCCTGGACCACACCTCCCCCGTGGGCAGCACCACGAATCGGTGGTCCCCCACCTCGATGGTGGAGTTGTAGCGGCTTTCTTCGTTAGACTCCACGCGTTTGAGCCACTGAATGACCGGCTTAACGTCACTCCTCACTTTGCACTGGAACGACGTGGTGCCGCCGAAGTCCACCGTCGTGTTGACTGGGTGAGTGCCGGTCAGAATGGGCTTTGAGTTTGTTCtctctgcacagacacacagaacatAACTGCAGTCAGGACGCGCTCACAGTCATCTTTTGACATGACAGGCCTTCTGCGGATAGAAGAGGTCTTAGTTGTCCATACTGTTCTTAGCCTCAAGGTTGGAACTTATAAttgacagagagggaggaataCCACATGTAACAGAAGAAGTATGTGTGATTagtttcctctctttctttgctCCTGGTTGTACAGCACACATTTCTCATGGGAAGAGGGGGCAGTGGGTCTGGCAGACAGCTGTGCTTTAATCAGCTCCAGACtgggtggagggaggagggactCTGAGTTgaacagtctctctctctctctctccctctgtgcaAACACCAAGGCACAAGCCCGCACTCTCAAGCCTGTTTCCTCAATGTGCTTCTCATATACAtgattacacaaacacattcatccaTGCAGCAAGGATACGAATAAGATCTGCTGATCGCAATCAGACATCAGGAGCAGGTAGATAAGAGAGAAGATTTCTTAAAGGTTGCAGGTCTTCCTCCATCAAAAATCAGAGCCACTATTACAGTGATTACACTATTTGAAATCCCTGCAGCACTGCACAgatcataaaaatgatcagcaCAAACAGCGGTAATCATGTAAATTAATTCTTTTTACATCATGCGCTGGCACTAATATTTCCAGATGAACATGTCTGATATGCGCACAGCTCAGCCTCTCTGCAGGATACTCACGTATGACCTCAACTTTATACGTGGCATTGATTTCCCCCGCTCGATTTGAGACCCTGCAGGTGTATCTGCCGCTGTGCTCTGGCGTCAGGTTCCTCAAACTCAGAGTCCACTTCTTCTGGCGGCCCTCACCGACCTCCTGCTCGGTCAGCTGCGTGTCGTCCTTCAGCCACACAATGTCCGGACGAGGGGTTCCGCTGGCGGTGCATTTGAGCCGCACTGAGCTGCCCACGGGACGAGCTATCACCCTTTTTCTCATCTTAGCGGGCTGGGTGAAGCGGGGACggactgtggaggaaaaaacaggaaacatttagCTGCTTATTGCAACTGTTCAATCTGTCCATGACATTTACCCCTAAAATACCATACCAGTGTTTTTTGGCTTCAAATTTAGATGGCTGATTATTTAAACTGGGGTTATTAtcactgttttatatcattcaGAGGTTAAAGAAACCCAAATGATCCAAAAtggcaaaa
The nucleotide sequence above comes from Mastacembelus armatus chromosome 22, fMasArm1.2, whole genome shotgun sequence. Encoded proteins:
- the LOC113127303 gene encoding fibroblast growth factor receptor-like 1, with the translated sequence MKLSLDSMGILNMVLFVLEAVLLTDCARGPPRVSEKVAHRQTARLGSAIKLPCPVEGDPPPLLMWTKDGRNIHSGWIRFRILRMGLKIKEVEADDTGTYICKATNGFGSVNINYTLIVIDDSGSDKPESGTAHGAESELGIDGFSEKLVRPRFTQPAKMRKRVIARPVGSSVRLKCTASGTPRPDIVWLKDDTQLTEQEVGEGRQKKWTLSLRNLTPEHSGRYTCRVSNRAGEINATYKVEVIQRTNSKPILTGTHPVNTTVDFGGTTSFQCKVRSDVKPVIQWLKRVESNEESRYNSTIEVGDHRFVVLPTGEVWSRPDGSYLNKLLITRAKEEDAGMYICLGANTMGYSFRNAFLTVRPDTKPPIATMFSPTSSSLPWPVIIGIPAVIVFIFGTVLLWFCQSRKHCPPPSAPVASAQVLQSSHRLPYRERDRGCVAPLSSSSSPEKDCMSSMNYEEYLAQQQLLLSQGGPTLHPKLYPKIYTDIHTHTHSHVDGKVHQHQHIHFQC
- the tacc3 gene encoding transforming acidic coiled-coil-containing protein 3, coding for MSSVDVNDENRGVYPGGKHSSSNDDIFALDEPTGRPSILRQTENLPNKTVPKGIKVCFQTPRRDPVTKKILSPNKSVKMTSVDECTAAMESLNLDKTKISPQETSKEPDEPKQASSYPDDIMPIKSKGGYQLDFDNLDAINPFGGSNKMVLSPARPVVENPTTDQAESQHTKAENPLEEPAKIESALDETLPFMSSVENSLADVSANISSTESSVVTVVKSPAADSCTATPDVKMSPSADQAKTSGSFVEDVPLPVKGSYNLDFDNIDAINPFQTGGSKILNSPLCERKLLDDNPPPDEPQAEENKPVDMEDVAKVVQEVSVQTEVKPLAVAAIFTNAAKPPAAESQPAVDPSKEGPVRLEFNFDDGNEIKRKPPPKKFGKRPSGEKPKEGKPVSDVKSPKQAAEKPAASDVADVPIPKGSYAFDLDKFDDPNFNPFGTTSSIDNSPKCTKKLSPELMETAIPEQRGKPEEKEVVLSACAGENVPMSDPNAEMITEHKAASDHENQLHPETEQFMQSFPEPSQLFPPAQTQSQTTMLEVNEEFVPGATFMANDFDDQIDYLEQFGSSSFKESALRKQSLYLKFDPLLRESPKKSAGPTAQTHVPRPTAFVSRLETPMAENEATKRSQKDEFKPFDATAPTSPVFKSLVPPFPQPTTAEDAIIEVLKYSQKDMDAAIAKVQAEAKEKEEQWSAKYNKLLGDGQEMRKIIAEFELVIAKMMADQEKEREVAQAKVDEALLEKDKVSNDLDAMERSFSELFKRLEKYKEVIEGYKKNEEILKACAQDYLARIKKEEQRYQTLKAHAEEKIGHANEEIAEVRSKYKAEISALQAQLRREQLKVQSLENSLDQKDKEVKELTVLCDELINKVQKG